The DNA region ACCCGGTGAGCGATACACAAGCGTTTAGACGGCACCCTGAGTAGTCACGTCCATGCCGGACTGTCCACTGGCCGACGAATGCCCGAGTTTTTCAGAGCGAATCCAGGGAATGGGCTGTCAACACTACGGCGACCGCGGGGGCGCCGAGTGGTGTAACCACTACAGCATGCCCATCCGCGAACTGAAACAGCAACCGGTCAAACCCGGCGAGGAGATCGTCGTCGAGGTGACCGACATCCACGAGAGCGGCGCTGGCGTCGGTCGAACCGACGACGGCTTCATCGTGATGGTCGACGGCGTGCTCCCCGACGCGCGGGCGCTTGTGAAAATTACGCAGGTGAAGTCGAGTCACGCGCGTGCCGACGAGATAGAACGCCTACCGATGGACCCCGAGGAGGACGAACCCGAGGGACGCGGCGAGGGGGACGGCGACACCGACGACGAGGGACCGAAGCGTCCCACGGCGCTCGGTAGCCGCGACAACTTCTGGGGTTCGTAAGAGACGCTTGCCGCCGACTCGGCAGCCATGGACAGTCCCGACTTTCGGTCTTTTCTGTACCCTTTTTGACGACGGCGTTCGACGCACGCGTATGGACGAGCAGGACGTGACGGAGATACTCGAACAGGCGGGCTTTGCGCCCGACGAGAGCGTCCTGACGCGCCGACAGGCCGAGGTGCTCGCGCTCCGCGAGCGTGGCGTCCGCCAGTCCGACATCGCCGAGTTCCTCGGCACCTCCCGAGCGAACGTCTCCAGCATCGAGGCCAGCGCCCGCGACAACGTCACGAAGGCCCGCGAGACGGTAGCGTTCGCCGAGGCGCTGACCGCACCCGTCCGCGTGGAGGTCCCCGAGGGGACTGACCTCTACGACGTGCCGAAACAGGTGTACGACGCCTGCGACGCCGCGGGCGTGAAGGTGAATCACACCGCTCCCGACCTGATGAAGATCGTCAGCGACGCGGCGGGCGAGGCCATCCGCGGGCGCGAGGTCCGGGTGCCGCTTTTCGTCGGGGTGACGAGCGAGGGGGCGGTCCGGGTTCGGCGGTCAATTTGAGCACAGATGGACGGACCGCGCCGTTCGACGGCGTTCGAGGACGCTCGACGGACGGTGTACGAGTTCGACGACAGTAATATGCAGGTGTAGTACACAGTACCCAACGTTGATAGAAACGTCGAATCGAGGGCGTGCGGTCTTGCCTGTCGTCGGAGTCGCGCTGCTCCTCGCGGTGGTGGTCGCGCTCTCGGCAGTCGGAGCGTACGTGTTCCTGGGCCTCTCGGAGGAGCGCGAGCCGGCACCCGAGGTCGTGTTGGAGCTCTCGGCGGAGGAGGGCGAGGTCGCCCACGCGCTCTCCCACGAACAGGGACGGACGCTGGAGGGCGAGAAGGTGACGCTGCGCGGCACCACCGACCCCGAGGCACTCTCCGGAAGTGAACTGGCAGCCGGGGAAGCCGTCGAACTGCTCCCGACCGACGAGGAGGTTCGCGTCGTCTGGACCGGAGAACACGGGGCCAGCTACACGCTGAAGACGTTCACCGTCGAACGGACCGTACCGGAGCCGGACGTGGGATGTCCGTGGGTCGACAGCGAGACCGACGATGGCGTCGAGAAACTCGACGTCGACGGACATGTCGTCGACTGCGACGCGGAGACCGAGAAAGACGTCGAACTGACGACCGGCGGGGTCATCATCGGCGACACGCGGAGCGGGGCGGTCGTCGACGCCGACGGGGCGACGTTCTACGGCGACGTCGTCGCAGAGCGACTCGTCAACCACCAGGACGGGCCGATTTCGGGTTCGGTGTCGTCGAACGACGACGTCAAAATCGACGGCGCGACGGTCGGTGAGTCGGCCGAGGCGGACGACGAGACGGAGATCGTCGCCGGAAGCACCGTCGGCGGCGACGCGGGCGGCGGCGACCTCGTGAAAGTGCTCGACAGCGACGTCTCGGGCTCGGTCGCCTCCGACGGGTCGGTGAAACTGCAGGACGCGACGGTCGAAGGCGACGTCTACGTCCCGGACGGAGGGTTCGACTGCACGAACTCGACGGTCGGCGGCGAGAACTGCGGAGAGTACACGCCGAAAGATCCCGACGAGCGGTGAGCGCTCGCGAGACCGCCACGGACCGCCACGGATCGCCACGAGAGCACCACAGACGACGGAACCCCGGCGAATGCCCGCGGCGTATCGGCAACCGTCGCCGACTGGGCAGGGACTTTTCTCGCGGTACCGCGTGACACCCCACATGGATCTCGGAGTATCCGGAGACGTAGCACTGGTGACGGCGAGTTCGAGCGGCCTCGGCCACGCGAGCGCCGAGTCGCTGGCGGCCGAAGGCGCGCACGTGGTCATCTGCGGCCGCGACGAGGAGCGTCTCGACGCGGCGGCCGAGGAGCTGGAGTCGGTCGGCGACGGCGACGTGCTCGCGGTGCCGACGGACCTCACCGACCGCGACGACATCGCGGCGCTCGTCGAGGCGACCGTCGAGGAGTTCGGCCAGTTGGACCACCTCGTCACCTCCGCGGGCGGCCCGCCGAGCGGCAGTTTCGACGATATGTCCTCCGAAGACTGGTACGACGCGTACGACCTGCTCGTGATGAGCGCCGTCTGGACCGTCAAGGAGGCCGAACCCCACCTGAAGGAGAGCGACGCCGGCACCATCACCTGCATCACCTCGACGAGCGTCCGCGAGGTCATCGACGACC from Haloprofundus halobius includes:
- a CDS encoding Tfx family DNA-binding protein encodes the protein MDEQDVTEILEQAGFAPDESVLTRRQAEVLALRERGVRQSDIAEFLGTSRANVSSIEASARDNVTKARETVAFAEALTAPVRVEVPEGTDLYDVPKQVYDACDAAGVKVNHTAPDLMKIVSDAAGEAIRGREVRVPLFVGVTSEGAVRVRRSI
- a CDS encoding type IV pilin, whose amino-acid sequence is MPVVGVALLLAVVVALSAVGAYVFLGLSEEREPAPEVVLELSAEEGEVAHALSHEQGRTLEGEKVTLRGTTDPEALSGSELAAGEAVELLPTDEEVRVVWTGEHGASYTLKTFTVERTVPEPDVGCPWVDSETDDGVEKLDVDGHVVDCDAETEKDVELTTGGVIIGDTRSGAVVDADGATFYGDVVAERLVNHQDGPISGSVSSNDDVKIDGATVGESAEADDETEIVAGSTVGGDAGGGDLVKVLDSDVSGSVASDGSVKLQDATVEGDVYVPDGGFDCTNSTVGGENCGEYTPKDPDER
- a CDS encoding TRAM domain-containing protein, whose protein sequence is MPDCPLADECPSFSERIQGMGCQHYGDRGGAEWCNHYSMPIRELKQQPVKPGEEIVVEVTDIHESGAGVGRTDDGFIVMVDGVLPDARALVKITQVKSSHARADEIERLPMDPEEDEPEGRGEGDGDTDDEGPKRPTALGSRDNFWGS
- a CDS encoding SDR family oxidoreductase translates to MDLGVSGDVALVTASSSGLGHASAESLAAEGAHVVICGRDEERLDAAAEELESVGDGDVLAVPTDLTDRDDIAALVEATVEEFGQLDHLVTSAGGPPSGSFDDMSSEDWYDAYDLLVMSAVWTVKEAEPHLKESDAGTITCITSTSVREVIDDLILSNSVRRGVIGLVKSLSREFAPDVRVNAVLPGAHETSRVEELVEDAVERGDVDSYEEGLKGWSNGIPMGRIGKPEELGDTVAFLASDRASFVNGVALPVDGGKLRS